A portion of the Microcoleus sp. FACHB-831 genome contains these proteins:
- a CDS encoding cytochrome c biogenesis protein: MAVNDSFLSNLSSWGSAPQKFFKRELLPLLADLRLAIFLLLAIAVFSVSGTVIEQGQSLAFYQSNYPENPALFGFLTWKVLLTLGLDHVYRTWWFLAILILFGSSLTACTFTRQFPALKAARRWKFYDKPRQFQKLALSAELETGSLNSLATLLQQRRYKVFTEGNTLYARKGIVGRIGPIVVHASMLIILLGAILGSMTGFVAQEMVASGETFQIKNIFDAGPWAKAEVLKDWAVRVNRFWIDYTPNGAIDQFYSDLSVVDNQGTEIDRKTIHVNEPLRHNGVTLYQTDWGISAIRLKFNNSPILQLPMSPLDTNGKGRIWGTWIPTKPDLSEGVSLLARDLQGTLLLYDASGKLINTIRAGMSLDVNGVKLTIADVVGSTGLQIKADPGIPLVYAGFGLLMLGVVMSYVSHSQIWALEKGTSVGSGKELVTYPFYVGGRTNRAQVAFEREVMEILDQLAASPKELPVVTTETVAS; the protein is encoded by the coding sequence ATGGCTGTGAACGACTCGTTTTTATCAAATTTATCAAGCTGGGGGTCAGCTCCGCAAAAGTTCTTCAAACGGGAGTTGTTGCCCCTCTTAGCAGATTTGCGGCTGGCGATTTTCTTGCTTTTAGCGATCGCGGTCTTTAGCGTTTCTGGCACTGTCATTGAGCAGGGGCAATCCCTGGCATTTTACCAATCCAACTATCCAGAAAACCCAGCTTTGTTTGGTTTCCTCACCTGGAAAGTTCTCTTAACGCTTGGCTTAGACCACGTTTATCGGACTTGGTGGTTTTTAGCCATACTCATTTTGTTTGGCAGCAGTTTAACAGCTTGTACTTTTACGCGCCAATTTCCTGCTTTAAAAGCTGCCCGTCGCTGGAAATTTTACGACAAACCGCGCCAGTTTCAAAAGTTAGCTTTAAGCGCTGAATTAGAAACTGGCTCTTTGAATTCTTTAGCTACATTGTTGCAACAGCGGCGCTACAAAGTTTTTACTGAAGGGAATACGCTCTACGCTCGTAAAGGCATAGTCGGACGCATTGGCCCGATTGTCGTCCATGCGAGTATGTTAATCATTCTTTTGGGCGCTATTTTAGGCTCGATGACAGGCTTTGTTGCTCAAGAAATGGTTGCTAGTGGCGAAACTTTTCAGATTAAAAATATTTTCGATGCTGGACCTTGGGCAAAAGCGGAAGTCCTCAAAGATTGGGCAGTGCGAGTGAATCGCTTTTGGATTGACTATACTCCTAATGGTGCTATTGACCAGTTTTATTCCGATCTTTCTGTCGTGGACAACCAAGGGACAGAAATTGACCGCAAGACGATTCACGTTAATGAACCGCTGCGTCACAATGGAGTAACTTTATATCAGACTGATTGGGGTATTTCCGCTATCCGATTGAAGTTTAATAACAGCCCTATTTTGCAGCTGCCAATGTCGCCGTTAGATACCAACGGCAAGGGGCGAATTTGGGGAACTTGGATTCCTACTAAACCGGATTTGAGCGAGGGCGTTTCTCTTTTAGCTAGAGATTTACAAGGAACGCTGCTGCTTTATGATGCCAGCGGCAAATTGATTAATACTATCCGTGCTGGAATGTCACTAGATGTAAATGGGGTAAAGTTAACTATTGCTGATGTTGTAGGCAGCACTGGGTTGCAAATTAAAGCAGATCCCGGTATTCCACTTGTTTATGCAGGCTTCGGTTTGTTGATGTTGGGCGTGGTTATGAGCTATGTTTCCCACTCGCAAATTTGGGCATTAGAAAAAGGTACTTCTGTTGGTTCTGGGAAGGAGTTAGTAACGTATCCTTTTTATGTGGGTGGAAGGACTAATCGCGCTCAGGTAGCTTTTGAGCGAGAAGTTATGGAAATTTTGGATCAACTGGCGGCATCACCCAAAGAGCTGCCCGTTGTTACAACTGAAACCGTAGCTAGCTAA